The proteins below come from a single Plodia interpunctella isolate USDA-ARS_2022_Savannah chromosome 21, ilPloInte3.2, whole genome shotgun sequence genomic window:
- the LOC128679095 gene encoding uncharacterized protein LOC128679095 isoform X1 — translation MLLDALRPKIGEEMNEENVTSEIPSLQVEDKVKVVPKCAANQFSGNTGIGVGNYKIGDPDKINANSGSLLRNNNNGQIKNTTMHSEKFSNTVENWYKALDPTLKLAPNSVCSIDSVLVCDKRVPDPDQRNTGKFPQIRHSEHHTTAVKLKSSAKTVHRPCEISNKETIDCGRKEHRSKGKQSEIANENSRPKLAKIVNKHKIESENSDLRYRRINAGDTITSNNFEHLPIDQRRETGKESELSSNTIDNRYKGSQRECSNDCKDSRDSDKGGRMRTSDVANISVVPALKNDKLLIDTTKNSEVFAYTIGNWYQGLTKYTNPLNVNPTSDEIETINTVDNINEPLDRNKIYTDVNPNIEIDYITTGNNIFNSITSKVENNLFVDITQRDFSHNNVTSENGNVSKTDNCDIINYRKKVGKIKPATLSSINPRNVKSMTIGKPEQMNHYFPITTNTPTKPLKKEFKIKSKQVGELKTKKTLNNDFENKSKQVAELKTNKPLKNELENKPEKVDKLTTKKAPNIELENKSKQVDELKTEKMLKNSLEKESKHLFKCHNICKDSSDEVQTEIKSNATLYDNDKYLFEMTDMSKSDNIQSNNVEMKIICKSPELEPNDSFSTFVANQQNLLRLLESVPESKVVHSSILSLTVSHTHNDVQCTTEMTGHSKQNVQNIEDSNSGEVINDDSIVIDESIQSDLIVRESMTKNSIIGVINNNDSIMTATDGPAKSDLSIQCSVTRNSNSGEVNNNDSTKTLTEESPKPNLPESFEHKTETNLTITHITDTERRKPKDHFVLAELSNNAYIFLTFPKNQLTVGQSTVKLQEIEKVKEKGNEHLAVGGRKGKKKEVNKNNLRTMLLESLLKRHDVDRGLPGPAGASHEVDSTIPFSCITTPEVVASCNTTSSTQAAVAVDPKPRSVISSTFNGLPLSRPNYGATSAADDYKVPIFTVHYRLQKSLDENGNAVQGIGSPVSGSSQHKKPRRKKSSKNETVIKSHQIDGYQGNKDLNEVLRFIESNADAGRGGKLRGKHKDDDDKGKKRAGDRRKPQEKGKRASSLEELSRTKLEDLTDAPQPPPAKPERRSWGDDFRAPEPEPDDFQTVTKRRKRRERPEPRPRAPEPRPRRESAPPSDRSGDSNDDMDSVHSLPAPPRAPLAAPHASYADIARTRHNIPDLIESCNFYAEGEAGGDARRPEPAPQPPDADGYPALEARGGGLRRGKRPPAPAPRRDRKGPPAAAAPDSVAPDVVADRRPPVILLDSAARPGDMDGVTFGFDINEQLLGGGARRPRCDLVRDAPDAEPAPDAEPAPAAVPVAAGCRPLRYVAPDPPPDTHHLHQIIDYVGAAWEDVIRCGAGKVRYFSE, via the exons ATGCTGTTGGACGCCTTACGCCCCAAAATTGGGGAAGAAATGAACGAAGAAAACGTAACGTCTGAAATACCTTCTCTTCAAGTAGAAGATAAAGTAAAGGTGGTCCCTAAATGTGCTGCAAATCAATTTAGCGGAAATACTGGTATAGGTGtaggaaattataaaattggcGACCCTGATAAGATTAATGCTAACAGTGGTTCTCTGCTTCGTAACAATAACAATgggcaaataaaaaatactacgaTGCATTCAGAGAAGTTTTCTAATACTGTGGAAAATTGGTATAAAGCCTTGGATCCCACATTAAAACTGGCCCCAAATTCAGTCTGCAGTATTGATTCGGTGCTGGTTTGTGATAAAAGAGTACCCGATCCAGATCAAAGAAATACGGGAAAATTTCCTCAGATTCGTCACAGTGAACACCATACGACTGCGGTCAAATTGAAGTCTAGTGCTAAGACTGTCCATAGACCTTGCGAAATCTCAAATAAGGAGACTATAGACTGTGGAAGAAAAGAACATCGTAGTAAAGGTAAACAATCTGAGATTGCTAATGAAAACTCACGTCCGAAACTTGCAAAAATTgtcaataaacataaaattgaatCTGAAAATAGTGATTTAAGATATCGCAGAATTAATGCCGGTGACACTATTACCAGCAACAATTTTGAACATCTTCCTATTGACCAAAGGAGAGAAACGGGGAAGGAATCCGAACTCTCATCTAATACTATTGATAATAGATACAAAGGTTCACAGCGTGAATGTAGTAACGATTGTAAGGATAGTAGAGATAGTGATAAAGGGGGGAGAATGCGTACCTCCGACGTGGCAAATATTAGTGTGGTTCCTGCTTTAAAGAACGACAAACTGCTTATAGACACAACGAAAAATTCCGAAGTGTTTGCATACACCATTGGCAATTGGTATCAAGGATTAACTAAATATACCAACCCACTCAATGTAAATCCAACTAGTGATGAAATCGAAACAATTAATACAGTTGATAACATAAATGAACCTttagatagaaataaaatttacacagATGTTAACCCcaatattgaaattgattatattactacgggtaataatatttttaattcaattacttcaaaagtagaaaataatttatttgttgatataaCTCAACGTGATTTTAGTCATAACAATGTTACTTCTGAAAATGGAAACGTTTCCAAAACTGATAATTgcgatattataaattataggaAAAAGGTGGGTAAAATCAAACCTGCTACATTATCCTCCATTAATCCTAGAAATGTAAAAAGCATGACCATAGGAAAGCCAGAGCAAATGAATCATTATTTTCCAATCACAACAAATACACCTACGAAACCGTTGAAAAaagagtttaaaattaaatccaaACAAGTAGGCGAACTTAAAACGAAGAAAACACTAAACAAtgactttgaaaataaatccaaaCAAGTAGCCGAACTTAAAACCAACAAACCGCTCAAAAATGAACTTGAAAATAAACCGGAAAAAGTAGACAAACTTACAACCAAGAAAGCACCAAATATTGAgcttgaaaataaatccaaGCAAGTAGACGAACTTAAAACCGAAAAAATGCTGAAAAATAGCCTTGAAAAAGAATccaaacatttattcaaatgtcacaatatatgCAAAGATTCGTCTGATGAAGTACAGAccgaaattaaaagtaatgcGACTCTGTATGACAACGATAAATATCTTTTCGAAATGACAGATATGTCTAAATCTGATAATATTCAGTCTAATAACgtagaaatgaaaattatttgtaagtcACCAGAATTAGAACCAAATGATTCCTTTTCCACTTTTGTTGCTAATCAGCAGAACTTGTTACGATTGTTGGAATCTGTTCCTGAATCTAAAGTAGTACACTCCAGTATTTTGTCTTTGACTGTATCACATACTCATAATGATGTACAGTGTACCACAGAGATGACTGGACATTCAAAGCAAAACGTACAGAATATTGAAGATTCAAACAGTGGAGAAGTGATTAATGATGATTCTATTGTTATAGATGAATCCATTCAATCTGATTTAATTGTTAGAGAATCTATGACAAAGAATTCAATCATTggagtaataaataataatgattctaTTATGACTGCCACCGACGGACCTGCTAAATCTGATTTGTCTATTCAATGTTCAGTGACGAGGAATTCAAACAGTGgagaagtaaataataatgattctaCGAAGACTCTTACAGAGGAATCGCCTAAACCTAATTTGCCCGAAAGCTTTGAACATAAAACAGAAACTAATTTAACCATAACTCACATAACTGATACTGAAAGGCGAAAGCCAAAAGACCACTTTGTGCTAGCAGAGCTTTCTAACAATGCCTATATCTTTCTAACATTCCctaaaaatcaattaacagTAGGACAATCAACAGTAAAATtacaagaaatagaaaaagtgaaaGAGAAAGGGAACGAACATTTAGCTGTAGGGGGTAGGAAGGGTAAGAAGAAGGAGGTGAATAAGAACAATCTTAGAACTATGCTTCTGGAAAGTTTGTTAAAACGGCACGATGTGGACCGGGGCTTACCGGGGCCTGCAGGCGCCTCACATGAG GTGGATTCCACCATACCGTTCAGTTGCATCACAACCCCGGAGGTTGTGGCCAGTTGCAACACCACGTCTTCCACGCAGGCCGCCGTCGCCGTTGACCCCaag CCTCGCAGCGTGATATCGAGTACGTTCAACGGGCTCCCGCTGTCGCGGCCCAACTACGGCGCGACCTCCGCCGCCGACGACTACAAG GTGCCTATATTCACTGTGCACTACCGTTTACAGAAATCTCTAGACGAAAACGGGAACGCCGTACAAGGAATCGGCTCCCCCGTCTCGGGGTCTAGTCAGCACAAGAAGCCGCGGAGGAAAAAGTCCTCGAAGAACGAGACCGTGATCAAATCTCACCAGATCGACGGCTACCAGGGGAACAAGGATCTCAACGAGGTGCTGCGGTTCATCGAGTCCAACGCGGACGCCGGCCGCGGCGGCAAGTTGCGCGGCAAGCACAAAGACGACGACGACAAGGGCAAGAAGAGGGCCGGCGACCGCCGCAAGCCGCAGGAGAAGGGCAAGCGGGCCTCCTCGCTCGAGGAGCTGTCGCGGACCAAACTGGAGGATCTCACGGACGCGCCGCAGCCGCCGCCCGCCAAGCCCGAGCGCCGCTCCTGGGGCGACGACTTCCGCGCGCCCGAGCCCGAGCCCGACGACTTCCAGACCGTCACCAAGCGGCGCAAGCGGCGCGAGCGACCGGAGCCCCGCCCCCGCGCGCCCGAGCCCCGCCCCCGCCGCGAGTCTGCGCCGCCTTCCGACCGCAGCGGCGACTCCAACGACGACATGGACTCCGTGCACTCGCTGCCGgcgccgccgcgcgcgccgctCGCCGCGCCGCACGCCTCCTACGCCGACATCGCGCGCACGCGACACAACATCCCCGACCTCATCGAGTCGTGCAACTTCTACGCGGAGGGCGAGGCGGGCGGCGACGCGCGGCGCCCGGAGCCGGCGCCGCAGCCGCCCGACGCGGACGGCTACCCGGCTCTGGAGGCGCGCGGCGGCGGGCTGCGGCGCGGCAAGCggccgccggcgccggcgccgcgccGCGACCGCAAGGGCCCGCCGGCCGCCGCGGCGCCCGACAGCGTGGCGCCGGACGTGGTGGCGGACCGGCGGCCGCCCGTCATCCTGCTGGACTCGGCCGCGCGCCCCGGCGACATGGACGGCGTCACGTTCGGGTTCGACATCAACGAGCAGCTGctgggcggcggcgcgcggcgccCGCGCTGCGATCTCGTGCGCGACGCGCCGGACGCGGAGCCGGCGCCGGACGCGGAGCCGGCGCCGGCCGCCGTGCCGGTGGCGGCCGGCTGCCGTCCGCTGCGCTACGTGGCGCCCGACCCGCCGCCAGACACGCACCATCTGCATCAGATCATCGATTACGTCGGTGCAG CATGGGAGGACGTGATCCGCTGCGGCGCCGGCAAGGTGCGCTACTTCAGCGAGTAG
- the LOC128679095 gene encoding serine/arginine repetitive matrix protein 1-like isoform X3: MAPPPEYDKEPKAPDKSAATVTSEEIKVHSIVNDLPTFSDQKSANSTAASNNEPENNKHVESLDDGQLRALLDEAIQYKCPKDREGKSSLFKELLEEVEHQDEVSEAASRGFIARGGPHANSLQDLMAALKVESASRPVRHQPPPHAQTSVSARAIHGGSLPSGVDTSFMLAEEPTRGGYLATVRCVNPPPLAERRVSASDANTPQEMELLNKRSKPMFPMYTARASLEIGSGAVSSGRAVTTTTPSNQVDSTIPFSCITTPEVVASCNTTSSTQAAVAVDPKPRSVISSTFNGLPLSRPNYGATSAADDYKVPIFTVHYRLQKSLDENGNAVQGIGSPVSGSSQHKKPRRKKSSKNETVIKSHQIDGYQGNKDLNEVLRFIESNADAGRGGKLRGKHKDDDDKGKKRAGDRRKPQEKGKRASSLEELSRTKLEDLTDAPQPPPAKPERRSWGDDFRAPEPEPDDFQTVTKRRKRRERPEPRPRAPEPRPRRESAPPSDRSGDSNDDMDSVHSLPAPPRAPLAAPHASYADIARTRHNIPDLIESCNFYAEGEAGGDARRPEPAPQPPDADGYPALEARGGGLRRGKRPPAPAPRRDRKGPPAAAAPDSVAPDVVADRRPPVILLDSAARPGDMDGVTFGFDINEQLLGGGARRPRCDLVRDAPDAEPAPDAEPAPAAVPVAAGCRPLRYVAPDPPPDTHHLHQIIDYVGAAWEDVIRCGAGKVRYFSE; this comes from the exons ATGGCTCCTCCGCCGGAGTATGATAAGGAACCGAAAGCCCCGGATAAAAGTGCAGCAACTGTAACAAGTGAAGAGATAAAAGTTCACAGTATTGTTAACGACTTGCCAACATTTTCGGATCAAAAATCTGCTAATTCAACTGCAGCTTCCAACAATGAGCCTGAG AATAACAAACACGTAGAAAGCCTAGACGACGGACAACTGCGGGCTCTCCTCGATGAAGCCATCCAATACAAGTGCCCCAAAGATCGGGAGGGTAAAAGCAGCCTCTTTAAG GAACTGTTGGAGGAGGTGGAACACCAGGACGAGGTGAGCGAGGCAGCGTCGCGCGGGTTCATAGCGCGCGGCGGGCCGCACGCCAACTCGCTGCAGGACCTCATGGCCGCGCTCAAGGTGGAGTCCGCCTCGCGGCCCGTGCGCCACCAGCCGCCGCCGCACGCGCAGACCTCCGTCTCCGCACGAGCCATCCACGGCGGCAGCCTGCCCTCTGGAGTAGACACAT CGTTCATGCTAGCGGAGGAGCCAACACGCGGAGGTTACCTCGCGACGGTGCGTTGCGTCAACCCGCCGCCGCTCGCCGAGCGCCGCGTGTCTGCTAGCGACGCCAACACGCCGCAGGAGATGGAGCTGCTCAACAA AAGGAGTAAACCCATGTTCCCGATGTACACGGCGCGAGCGTCACTGGAGATCGGCAGCGGCGCCGTGTCCTCGGGCCGCGCCGTCACCACCACCACCCCCTCCAACCAG GTGGATTCCACCATACCGTTCAGTTGCATCACAACCCCGGAGGTTGTGGCCAGTTGCAACACCACGTCTTCCACGCAGGCCGCCGTCGCCGTTGACCCCaag CCTCGCAGCGTGATATCGAGTACGTTCAACGGGCTCCCGCTGTCGCGGCCCAACTACGGCGCGACCTCCGCCGCCGACGACTACAAG GTGCCTATATTCACTGTGCACTACCGTTTACAGAAATCTCTAGACGAAAACGGGAACGCCGTACAAGGAATCGGCTCCCCCGTCTCGGGGTCTAGTCAGCACAAGAAGCCGCGGAGGAAAAAGTCCTCGAAGAACGAGACCGTGATCAAATCTCACCAGATCGACGGCTACCAGGGGAACAAGGATCTCAACGAGGTGCTGCGGTTCATCGAGTCCAACGCGGACGCCGGCCGCGGCGGCAAGTTGCGCGGCAAGCACAAAGACGACGACGACAAGGGCAAGAAGAGGGCCGGCGACCGCCGCAAGCCGCAGGAGAAGGGCAAGCGGGCCTCCTCGCTCGAGGAGCTGTCGCGGACCAAACTGGAGGATCTCACGGACGCGCCGCAGCCGCCGCCCGCCAAGCCCGAGCGCCGCTCCTGGGGCGACGACTTCCGCGCGCCCGAGCCCGAGCCCGACGACTTCCAGACCGTCACCAAGCGGCGCAAGCGGCGCGAGCGACCGGAGCCCCGCCCCCGCGCGCCCGAGCCCCGCCCCCGCCGCGAGTCTGCGCCGCCTTCCGACCGCAGCGGCGACTCCAACGACGACATGGACTCCGTGCACTCGCTGCCGgcgccgccgcgcgcgccgctCGCCGCGCCGCACGCCTCCTACGCCGACATCGCGCGCACGCGACACAACATCCCCGACCTCATCGAGTCGTGCAACTTCTACGCGGAGGGCGAGGCGGGCGGCGACGCGCGGCGCCCGGAGCCGGCGCCGCAGCCGCCCGACGCGGACGGCTACCCGGCTCTGGAGGCGCGCGGCGGCGGGCTGCGGCGCGGCAAGCggccgccggcgccggcgccgcgccGCGACCGCAAGGGCCCGCCGGCCGCCGCGGCGCCCGACAGCGTGGCGCCGGACGTGGTGGCGGACCGGCGGCCGCCCGTCATCCTGCTGGACTCGGCCGCGCGCCCCGGCGACATGGACGGCGTCACGTTCGGGTTCGACATCAACGAGCAGCTGctgggcggcggcgcgcggcgccCGCGCTGCGATCTCGTGCGCGACGCGCCGGACGCGGAGCCGGCGCCGGACGCGGAGCCGGCGCCGGCCGCCGTGCCGGTGGCGGCCGGCTGCCGTCCGCTGCGCTACGTGGCGCCCGACCCGCCGCCAGACACGCACCATCTGCATCAGATCATCGATTACGTCGGTGCAG CATGGGAGGACGTGATCCGCTGCGGCGCCGGCAAGGTGCGCTACTTCAGCGAGTAG
- the LOC128679095 gene encoding serine/arginine repetitive matrix protein 1-like isoform X4 has translation MAPPPEYDKEPKAPDKSAATVTSEEIKVHSIVNDLPTFSDQKSANSTAASNNEPENNKHVESLDDGQLRALLDEAIQYKCPKDREGKSSLFKELLEEVEHQDEVSEAASRGFIARGGPHANSLQDLMAALKVESASRPVRHQPPPHAQTSVSARAIHGGSLPSGVDTSFMLAEEPTRGGYLATVRCVNPPPLAERRVSASDANTPQEMELLNKSKPMFPMYTARASLEIGSGAVSSGRAVTTTTPSNQVDSTIPFSCITTPEVVASCNTTSSTQAAVAVDPKPRSVISSTFNGLPLSRPNYGATSAADDYKVPIFTVHYRLQKSLDENGNAVQGIGSPVSGSSQHKKPRRKKSSKNETVIKSHQIDGYQGNKDLNEVLRFIESNADAGRGGKLRGKHKDDDDKGKKRAGDRRKPQEKGKRASSLEELSRTKLEDLTDAPQPPPAKPERRSWGDDFRAPEPEPDDFQTVTKRRKRRERPEPRPRAPEPRPRRESAPPSDRSGDSNDDMDSVHSLPAPPRAPLAAPHASYADIARTRHNIPDLIESCNFYAEGEAGGDARRPEPAPQPPDADGYPALEARGGGLRRGKRPPAPAPRRDRKGPPAAAAPDSVAPDVVADRRPPVILLDSAARPGDMDGVTFGFDINEQLLGGGARRPRCDLVRDAPDAEPAPDAEPAPAAVPVAAGCRPLRYVAPDPPPDTHHLHQIIDYVGAAWEDVIRCGAGKVRYFSE, from the exons ATGGCTCCTCCGCCGGAGTATGATAAGGAACCGAAAGCCCCGGATAAAAGTGCAGCAACTGTAACAAGTGAAGAGATAAAAGTTCACAGTATTGTTAACGACTTGCCAACATTTTCGGATCAAAAATCTGCTAATTCAACTGCAGCTTCCAACAATGAGCCTGAG AATAACAAACACGTAGAAAGCCTAGACGACGGACAACTGCGGGCTCTCCTCGATGAAGCCATCCAATACAAGTGCCCCAAAGATCGGGAGGGTAAAAGCAGCCTCTTTAAG GAACTGTTGGAGGAGGTGGAACACCAGGACGAGGTGAGCGAGGCAGCGTCGCGCGGGTTCATAGCGCGCGGCGGGCCGCACGCCAACTCGCTGCAGGACCTCATGGCCGCGCTCAAGGTGGAGTCCGCCTCGCGGCCCGTGCGCCACCAGCCGCCGCCGCACGCGCAGACCTCCGTCTCCGCACGAGCCATCCACGGCGGCAGCCTGCCCTCTGGAGTAGACACAT CGTTCATGCTAGCGGAGGAGCCAACACGCGGAGGTTACCTCGCGACGGTGCGTTGCGTCAACCCGCCGCCGCTCGCCGAGCGCCGCGTGTCTGCTAGCGACGCCAACACGCCGCAGGAGATGGAGCTGCTCAACAA GAGTAAACCCATGTTCCCGATGTACACGGCGCGAGCGTCACTGGAGATCGGCAGCGGCGCCGTGTCCTCGGGCCGCGCCGTCACCACCACCACCCCCTCCAACCAG GTGGATTCCACCATACCGTTCAGTTGCATCACAACCCCGGAGGTTGTGGCCAGTTGCAACACCACGTCTTCCACGCAGGCCGCCGTCGCCGTTGACCCCaag CCTCGCAGCGTGATATCGAGTACGTTCAACGGGCTCCCGCTGTCGCGGCCCAACTACGGCGCGACCTCCGCCGCCGACGACTACAAG GTGCCTATATTCACTGTGCACTACCGTTTACAGAAATCTCTAGACGAAAACGGGAACGCCGTACAAGGAATCGGCTCCCCCGTCTCGGGGTCTAGTCAGCACAAGAAGCCGCGGAGGAAAAAGTCCTCGAAGAACGAGACCGTGATCAAATCTCACCAGATCGACGGCTACCAGGGGAACAAGGATCTCAACGAGGTGCTGCGGTTCATCGAGTCCAACGCGGACGCCGGCCGCGGCGGCAAGTTGCGCGGCAAGCACAAAGACGACGACGACAAGGGCAAGAAGAGGGCCGGCGACCGCCGCAAGCCGCAGGAGAAGGGCAAGCGGGCCTCCTCGCTCGAGGAGCTGTCGCGGACCAAACTGGAGGATCTCACGGACGCGCCGCAGCCGCCGCCCGCCAAGCCCGAGCGCCGCTCCTGGGGCGACGACTTCCGCGCGCCCGAGCCCGAGCCCGACGACTTCCAGACCGTCACCAAGCGGCGCAAGCGGCGCGAGCGACCGGAGCCCCGCCCCCGCGCGCCCGAGCCCCGCCCCCGCCGCGAGTCTGCGCCGCCTTCCGACCGCAGCGGCGACTCCAACGACGACATGGACTCCGTGCACTCGCTGCCGgcgccgccgcgcgcgccgctCGCCGCGCCGCACGCCTCCTACGCCGACATCGCGCGCACGCGACACAACATCCCCGACCTCATCGAGTCGTGCAACTTCTACGCGGAGGGCGAGGCGGGCGGCGACGCGCGGCGCCCGGAGCCGGCGCCGCAGCCGCCCGACGCGGACGGCTACCCGGCTCTGGAGGCGCGCGGCGGCGGGCTGCGGCGCGGCAAGCggccgccggcgccggcgccgcgccGCGACCGCAAGGGCCCGCCGGCCGCCGCGGCGCCCGACAGCGTGGCGCCGGACGTGGTGGCGGACCGGCGGCCGCCCGTCATCCTGCTGGACTCGGCCGCGCGCCCCGGCGACATGGACGGCGTCACGTTCGGGTTCGACATCAACGAGCAGCTGctgggcggcggcgcgcggcgccCGCGCTGCGATCTCGTGCGCGACGCGCCGGACGCGGAGCCGGCGCCGGACGCGGAGCCGGCGCCGGCCGCCGTGCCGGTGGCGGCCGGCTGCCGTCCGCTGCGCTACGTGGCGCCCGACCCGCCGCCAGACACGCACCATCTGCATCAGATCATCGATTACGTCGGTGCAG CATGGGAGGACGTGATCCGCTGCGGCGCCGGCAAGGTGCGCTACTTCAGCGAGTAG